The following proteins are encoded in a genomic region of Magnolia sinica isolate HGM2019 chromosome 1, MsV1, whole genome shotgun sequence:
- the LOC131241244 gene encoding disease resistance RPP13-like protein 4 isoform X2 has product MLDEKYLVVLDDVWGTDEGRWWDSLKSALPSVEGSCVIVTSRNEKVAQSMGATDKCIHRLQVLSDDDSWSLFSKVAFARNGGKCTNPDLEVLGREIVKGCGGLPLAINIVGGMMLGKGDSIHEWKQISKHLKEELEISKKDEMIISTLELSYEELPTHLKPCFLCFSTLPEDCEISVDYMRELWIGEGFVWGRYEKTAFEIGEECLAELFNRFLILGVGKDVFESRFIRCKMHDMVRDMVIKIAREENFFVSLESGGRIGFSVQSRRLGISKNTTVLESILNSSTKLRSLFGMEIERSEIIGSVIVLCKVRWLRVLCLSLSNMKIDVVAKYWLSEIGSLQHLVFLRIENSALRRLPDSIRNLRNLQILYLTDCPNLEMLPVSITTLEKLTAVEIINCTSLECMPEGLGKLSNLEILFGFKPMNLGSKNGSDISDLKKLTGLRKLWMYIKSEKQIEGEWNVLSMLYHLQFLMLDFEGSSLESEGIVKKIDSQFSAPLISLRGLYLFNYPGESTPAWLSPISLPNLQFLEIGWGRIKKMGPRFWDSENGVWKVEVLVLKYLKEMEEEWTRMRRAMPSLRLVKVRKCPKLKSFPLNDTFKDMFANWSVWRKEEEKGGMLHARSAPILFEVAHAALEEGEGGLLISHAHSGPILSEIPSATEEEKEEIQEISSE; this is encoded by the coding sequence ATGTTAGATGAGAAGTACTTGGTAGTTTTGGATGATGTGTGGGGAACAGATGAAGGGAGGTGGTGGGATAGCTTGAAGTCCGCTTTGCCCTCAGTGGAGGGTAGCTGTGTTATTGTTACATCAAGGAATGAGAAGGTTGCTCAATCAATGGGGGCTACTGACAAGTGCATACATCGTTTGCAAGTTCTTTCGGATGACGATAGTTGGTCGTTATTTAGCAAGGTAGCTTTTGCAAGAAATGGAGGTAAGTGCACAAATCCAGATTTGGAGGTCTTGGGAAGGGAGATTGTTAAGGGATGTGGGGGGCTTCCTTTGGCAATCAACATTGTGGGCGGAATGATGTTGGGGAAAGGTGATTCCATCCATGAATGGAAGCAAATATCAAAGCACCTAAAGGAGGAGTTGGAAATCAGTAAGAAAGATGAGATGATCATTTCGACACTAGAGTTAAGCTATGAAGAGCTCCCAACACACTTAAAACCTTGCTTCTTGTGTTTTTCCACGCTTCCTGAAGATTGTGAAATATCAGTTGACTACATGCGTGAATTGTGGATTGGTGAAGGTTTTGTTTGGGGAAGATATGAGAAAACGGCATTTGAGATTGGAGAAGAATGCCTTGCAGAATTATTTAATCGATTTTTAATACTTGGAGTGGGTAAAGATGTCTTTGAAAGTCGCTTCATTCGTTGCAAAATGCATGATATGGTTCGAGACATGGTTATAAAAATTGCAAGAGAAGAGAACTTTTTTGTGAGCTTGGAGAGTGGAGGTAGGATCGGATTCAGTGTGCAGTCTCGCCGCCTGGGAATTTCAAAGAACACAACAGTACTGGAGAGCATCCTAAACAGTTCCACCAAGCTGCGGTCATTATTTGGAATGGAAATTGAGAGGAGTGAGATCATTGGAAGTGTAATAGTACTCTGCAAAGTAAGGTGGTTGAGGGTGTTATGTCTTTCATTGTCAAACATGAAAATCGATGTTGTGGCCAAGTATTGGTTGAGTGAGATAGGGTCATTACAGCACCTCGTTTTTCTTAGAATAGAGAATTCTGCGTTAAGAAGACTCCCCGATTCAATCAGAAATCTTCGAAATCTTCAGATTCTATATTTAACAGACTGCCCGAATTTGGAAATGCTTCCTGTGTCAATCACAACATTGGAGAAACTGACAGCTGTCGAAATCATTAATTGTACCTCTTTAGAATGCATGCCGGAAGGGCTTGGAAAGCtttcaaatcttgaaattttATTTGGGTTTAAGCCAATGAATTTGGGTAGTAAAAATGGATCCGATATTTCAGATCTGAAGAAGTTGACAGGACTCAGAAAACTTTGGATGTACATAAAGTCAGAGAAACAAATAGAAGGAGAATGGAATGTTTTATCAATGCTCTATCATCTGCAATTTCTAATGCTAGACTTTGAGGGCAGTTCTCTTGAAAGTGAAGGAATTGTAAAGAAGATTGACAGTCAGTTTTCTGCTCCTTTAATATCCCTTAGAGGGTTGTATCTTTTTAACTACCCAGGAGAAAGCACACCTGCGTGGCTCAGTCCTATTTCCCTTCCCAATCTTCAATTTCTTGAGATTGGTTGGGGAAGGATTAAGAAGATGGGTCCCAGATTTTGGGACAGTGAGAATGGGGTATGGAAAGTGGAGGTCTTGGTGCTAAAATACTTGAAAGAGATGGAAGAAGAGTGGACGAGGATGCGAAGGGCAATGCCGTCTTTAAGACTCGTGAAGGTTCGTAAATGTCCGAAGCTCAAGTCATTCCCATTGAATGACACATTTAAAGACATGTTTGCAAACTGGAGCGTatggaggaaagaagaagaaaaag
- the LOC131241244 gene encoding disease resistance RPP13-like protein 4 isoform X1 translates to MLDEKYLVVLDDVWGTDEGRWWDSLKSALPSVEGSCVIVTSRNEKVAQSMGATDKCIHRLQVLSDDDSWSLFSKVAFARNGGKCTNPDLEVLGREIVKGCGGLPLAINIVGGMMLGKGDSIHEWKQISKHLKEELEISKKDEMIISTLELSYEELPTHLKPCFLCFSTLPEDCEISVDYMRELWIGEGFVWGRYEKTAFEIGEECLAELFNRFLILGVGKDVFESRFIRCKMHDMVRDMVIKIAREENFFVSLESGGRIGFSVQSRRLGISKNTTVLESILNSSTKLRSLFGMEIERSEIIGSVIVLCKVRWLRVLCLSLSNMKIDVVAKYWLSEIGSLQHLVFLRIENSALRRLPDSIRNLRNLQILYLTDCPNLEMLPVSITTLEKLTAVEIINCTSLECMPEGLGKLSNLEILFGFKPMNLGSKNGSDISDLKKLTGLRKLWMYIKSEKQIEGEWNVLSMLYHLQFLMLDFEGSSLESEGIVKKIDSQFSAPLISLRGLYLFNYPGESTPAWLSPISLPNLQFLEIGWGRIKKMGPRFWDSENGVWKVEVLVLKYLKEMEEEWTRMRRAMPSLRLVKVRKCPKLKSFPLNDTFKDMFANWSVWRKEEEKGGMLHARSAPILFEVAHAALEEGEGGLLISHAHSGPILSEIPSATEEEKEGPEIQEISSE, encoded by the coding sequence ATGTTAGATGAGAAGTACTTGGTAGTTTTGGATGATGTGTGGGGAACAGATGAAGGGAGGTGGTGGGATAGCTTGAAGTCCGCTTTGCCCTCAGTGGAGGGTAGCTGTGTTATTGTTACATCAAGGAATGAGAAGGTTGCTCAATCAATGGGGGCTACTGACAAGTGCATACATCGTTTGCAAGTTCTTTCGGATGACGATAGTTGGTCGTTATTTAGCAAGGTAGCTTTTGCAAGAAATGGAGGTAAGTGCACAAATCCAGATTTGGAGGTCTTGGGAAGGGAGATTGTTAAGGGATGTGGGGGGCTTCCTTTGGCAATCAACATTGTGGGCGGAATGATGTTGGGGAAAGGTGATTCCATCCATGAATGGAAGCAAATATCAAAGCACCTAAAGGAGGAGTTGGAAATCAGTAAGAAAGATGAGATGATCATTTCGACACTAGAGTTAAGCTATGAAGAGCTCCCAACACACTTAAAACCTTGCTTCTTGTGTTTTTCCACGCTTCCTGAAGATTGTGAAATATCAGTTGACTACATGCGTGAATTGTGGATTGGTGAAGGTTTTGTTTGGGGAAGATATGAGAAAACGGCATTTGAGATTGGAGAAGAATGCCTTGCAGAATTATTTAATCGATTTTTAATACTTGGAGTGGGTAAAGATGTCTTTGAAAGTCGCTTCATTCGTTGCAAAATGCATGATATGGTTCGAGACATGGTTATAAAAATTGCAAGAGAAGAGAACTTTTTTGTGAGCTTGGAGAGTGGAGGTAGGATCGGATTCAGTGTGCAGTCTCGCCGCCTGGGAATTTCAAAGAACACAACAGTACTGGAGAGCATCCTAAACAGTTCCACCAAGCTGCGGTCATTATTTGGAATGGAAATTGAGAGGAGTGAGATCATTGGAAGTGTAATAGTACTCTGCAAAGTAAGGTGGTTGAGGGTGTTATGTCTTTCATTGTCAAACATGAAAATCGATGTTGTGGCCAAGTATTGGTTGAGTGAGATAGGGTCATTACAGCACCTCGTTTTTCTTAGAATAGAGAATTCTGCGTTAAGAAGACTCCCCGATTCAATCAGAAATCTTCGAAATCTTCAGATTCTATATTTAACAGACTGCCCGAATTTGGAAATGCTTCCTGTGTCAATCACAACATTGGAGAAACTGACAGCTGTCGAAATCATTAATTGTACCTCTTTAGAATGCATGCCGGAAGGGCTTGGAAAGCtttcaaatcttgaaattttATTTGGGTTTAAGCCAATGAATTTGGGTAGTAAAAATGGATCCGATATTTCAGATCTGAAGAAGTTGACAGGACTCAGAAAACTTTGGATGTACATAAAGTCAGAGAAACAAATAGAAGGAGAATGGAATGTTTTATCAATGCTCTATCATCTGCAATTTCTAATGCTAGACTTTGAGGGCAGTTCTCTTGAAAGTGAAGGAATTGTAAAGAAGATTGACAGTCAGTTTTCTGCTCCTTTAATATCCCTTAGAGGGTTGTATCTTTTTAACTACCCAGGAGAAAGCACACCTGCGTGGCTCAGTCCTATTTCCCTTCCCAATCTTCAATTTCTTGAGATTGGTTGGGGAAGGATTAAGAAGATGGGTCCCAGATTTTGGGACAGTGAGAATGGGGTATGGAAAGTGGAGGTCTTGGTGCTAAAATACTTGAAAGAGATGGAAGAAGAGTGGACGAGGATGCGAAGGGCAATGCCGTCTTTAAGACTCGTGAAGGTTCGTAAATGTCCGAAGCTCAAGTCATTCCCATTGAATGACACATTTAAAGACATGTTTGCAAACTGGAGCGTatggaggaaagaagaagaaaaag